From a region of the Branchiostoma floridae strain S238N-H82 chromosome 13, Bfl_VNyyK, whole genome shotgun sequence genome:
- the LOC118428420 gene encoding uncharacterized protein LOC118428420, with the protein MLIELADSPEVPPVCTPEERLAWFQKGLDHYRRMIKHAENQVQKDAKGKIVERPERLANLYNTTGKFLLTDKDDSTHLQEAIDWFLAAYNLEKQKGKEDYPLRDALFGLAEGLKRRNQSDDLRKAMDYVCELLELCHRKWPDRKDDIERAEKLRDQI; encoded by the exons ATGCTCATCGAACTGGCTGACTCTCCAGAGGTGCCACCCGTGTGTACCCCAGAGGAACGACTCGCGTGGTTCCAAAAAGGACTAGATCATTACAG GCGTATGATAAAACACGCCGAGAATCAGGTGCAGAAGGATGCGAAGGGAAAGATTGTGGAGCGGCCTGAACGGTTGGCAAATCTCTACAACACTACAG GAAAGTTCCTACTGACTGACAAAGACGACAGCACGCATCTGCAGGAGGCAATAGACTGGTTCCTTGCAGCATATAACCTTGAGAAGCAGAAGGGAAAGGAAGACTACCCCTTGCGGGATGCCCTTTTCGGGTTGGCTGAAGGTCTCAAACGTCGTAACCAAAGTGACGACCTAAGGAAAGCCATGGATTACGTTTGTGAGCTTCTGGAGCTGTGCCACAGAAAATGGCCAGACAGGAAGGATGATATTGAGAGAGCCGAAAAATTAAGAGATCAGATATAG
- the LOC118429730 gene encoding uncharacterized protein LOC118429730, with product MDVRDRNKLRDNHLKLKETIYAHHIHGYLYQEGVLTLDDIERINNKATEQDKTEALLFMLPRKSGGAFKKFCMALKETYDGVPLYKDLAKELETTGASPDNEEERVHDDFPEVREEVAQRNLLRKHRRDIATCLDTEKTCELLINAGVLTNRERLVIEGEGSAEERAQSLLRILPTKGPNAFHAFIRALKMQNDPHNLTVLLAGETGGVFNPVTNVSKKVDHFFTSRDARKVNEAMDDERTVIVLSGITGSGKTQLALWQAELFMERHPTAVVWKLDGQDKKSFLDDKQNLLRALKKDVPKDDSQVDACVAKALDTRKTPVLLIVDDLDDGVLLSAELLKPRNDSKILLITHHKRLQQPINVSIPEDSFVDINGFAFEEETDEAVDFLRMKLQHHPTDQLQRLAQKFSGLPLGLVAARSYIDKSHTSSESYLNQLEKRKNALKLEKAANEVMSRFYAKPGQEEAGRNLFAALRLAVDKLNTQVSSNSVANVSAYITPTVNMLYGC from the exons ATGGACGTTCGCGATCGTAACAAACTTCGTGACAACCATCTTAAGCTGAAGGAGACTATCTACGCCCATCATATCCACGGTTACCTGTACCAGGAAGGCGTCCTGACCCTCGACGACATAGAAAGGATCAACAACAAAGCTACGGAGCAGGATAAGACCGAGGCTCTCCTCTTCATGCTGCCAAGGAAGTCAGGTGGAGCTTTCAAGAAGTTCTGTATGGCCCTGAAGGAGACGTACGACGGGGTTCCTCTGTACAAAGACCTGGCGAAGGAACTTGAGACAACCGGCGCGTCTCCTGACAACGAAGAAGAACGTGTGCATG ACGACTTTCCCGAGGTCCGCGAGGAGGTCGCTCAGCGGAATCTCCTCCGAAAGCACCGCCGTGATATCGCAACCTGCCTTGATACAGAGAAGACCTGCGAACTTCTCATCAACGCCGGCGTCCTGACAAACCGGGAGCGCCTTGTGATCGAGGGGGAAGGTTCGGCAGAGGAGAGAGCTCAGAGTCTTCTCCGCATcctccccaccaagggaccGAACGCGTTCCATGCTTTCATCCGGGCACTCAAAATGCAGAATGATCCACACAACCTAACCGTTCTTCTGGCGGGTGAGACTGGAGGGGTTTTCAACCCCGTAACAAATGTCAGCAAGAAGGTGGACCACTTCTTCACCTCGCGGGATGCCCGAAAGGTAAACGAGGCCATGGATGATGAACGGACTGTTATAGTGCTGTCTGGCATCACTGGATCGGGAAAGACCCAGCTGGCCTTGTGGCAGGCGGAACTGTTCATGGAACGTCATCCGACAGCCGTGGTGTGGAAGCTAGATGGTCAAGACAAGAAAAGCTTCCTCGACGACAAGCAGAACCTCCTGAGGGCATTGAAGAAGGACGTGCCCAAAGATGACAGCCAAGTGGACGCCTGCGTGGCGAAGGCGCTCGACACGCGGAAGACCCCAGTCCTGCTGATCGTAGACGACCTCGACGATGGCGTACTTCTTTCTGCTGAGTTGTTGAAACCAAGAAATGACTCAAAGATTCTGCTCATCACTCACCACAAGCGCCTCCAACAGCCAATAAACGTCTCCATCCCAGAAGACTCCTTTGTCGATATCAACGGCTTCGCCTTCGAAGAAGAGACAGACGAGGCAGTGGATTTCCTGCGAATGAAGCTGCAGCATCATCCTACAGATCAGCTACAGCGTTTGGCGCAGAAGTTCAGCGGCCTCCCTCTTGGTCTGGTGGCAGCTCGTAGCTACATAGACAAGTCTCACACGAGTTCGGAAAGCTACTTAAATCAACTGGAAAAGAGAAAGAACGCGTTGAAACTGGAAAAGGCCGCAAACGA GGTGATGTCACGGTTCTACGCGAAGCCGGGACAAGAGGAAGCTGGCAGGAACCTGTTTGCAGCATTGCGTCTGGCGGTCGACAAGCTGAATACACAGGTATCCAGCAATTCTGTGGCAAATGTCAGTGCCTACATTACACCAACTGTTAACATGCTGTATGGTTGTTGA
- the LOC118429661 gene encoding uncharacterized protein LOC118429661 gives MAFARSIVRAVGNLKNQYFNVHRHQLLKKEAGKIAAVFSADVQKPQVLLFDSFQSALRLDIPRYSSLNAVFFTRVGQEDFFAACRQKKKKKSIGSVSEEVGHDVSFCTSGKFLSTKLKDGSPVCEIQVPDLYYDSGADDPSIHTDLIQDHLNDFLLTTTTINGEEEPCVLAQMEIDHFTPDEVYEVDLDDDWSAVGNSVARHYDQFISVRKNTFLFSREELVPCESHLVTFRVHCSGLHPHEEPIVTGDLIPLGKRDPLQGLRMEHQQAEVWLGSCYLPKNMNFTWRMAVMNTQSNSIVHEEEFGRSGNAANDFFSVGYNDKGWKGV, from the exons ATGGCGTTTGCCAGGTCCATCGTCCGTGCCGTCGGGAACCTTAAAAATCAGTACTTCAACGTGCACCGACACCAGCTACTGAAGAAGGAAGCTGGCAAGATCGCGGCCGTTTTCAGTGCAGATGTGCAAAAGCCACAGGTTCTGCTTTTTGACTCGTTCCAAAGCGCCCTCCGCCTCGACATCCCCAGATATTCCTCCCTCAACGCCGTGTTCTTCACCAGAGTCGGCCAGGAGGATTTCTTCGCCGCATGtcgacagaagaagaagaagaaaagcatCGGGAGCGTGTCTGAAGAAGTGGGACATGACGTTTCCTTCTGCACTAGTGGCAAATTTCTCTCCACAAAACTTAAGGACGGCAGTCCTGTGTGTGAGATACAG GTCCCAGACCTGTACTATGACTCGGGTGCAGACGACCCCTCCATCCACACGGACCTGATTCAGGACCACCTGAACGATTTCCTCCTCACCACCACTACCATCAACGGGGAGGAGGAGCCCTGTGTTCTGGCTCAG ATGGAAATCGACCACTTCACCCCTGATGAGGTGTACGAGGTGGATCTGGATGATGATTGGTCGGCTGTGGGCAACAGCGTGGCACGACACTACGACCAGTTCATCTCAGTTCGCAAGAACACGTTCCTTTTCTCCAGGGAAG AGCTTGTGCCCTGTGAGAGCCACCTGGTGACATTCCGCGTGCACTGCAGCGGCCTGCACCCCCACGAGGAACCCATCGTGACAGGTGATCTCATCCCCCTGGGGAAGAGGGACCCTCTGCAGGGGCTGAGGATGGAGCATCAGCAGGCAGAAGTTTGGCTG GGATCCTGCTACCTTCCCAAGAACATGAACTTCACCTGGAGGATGGCTGTGATGAACACACAATCCAACAGCATCGTCCATGAAGAGGAATTCGGTCGATCTGGAAATGCTGCTAACGACTTTTTCTCTGTCGGATACAATGATAAAGGCTGGAAAGGAGTCTAG